ATGATTTAAAAAATATATCTAAAATTTTTTAGAAAAAAAGTTATCGATTCCATTTAATTTTGGTAAATCGCGATTATAGAAGATGTCCGGCAAAACTATTCTACAAAGACAATTATTTGAAATCTTGACTTGCGCTTTTTTATCATATAACCAAAACAGTTATGTTTATCTTGAGAAACAAAGAAAATCCAAAAAAGCATTTTTTCTTTTTTATTCTCTTTTCCGGAATAATATTTTTTTCACTCATCTCCTGTAAAAAAAATGAAAATAAAAAATCAGAAATAACTGAAATCCATTTTGTTACTTTCATGCCCGACCAACCAAAAGTTTGGGACGAAGCCATAAAACTTTTTGAAAAAGAACATCCCCAAATAAAAATAAAACGAGAATTTGCTCCTCATTCAACGACTGCATTCCATGACCTTCTAACACAAAAGCTCAAAAACAAGAGTGCAGATGTTGATGTTTTCTTTATGGATGTCATCTGGCCTGCTGAATTTGCAGCAGCAGGTTGGGCGGAACCATTGGACAATTATATAAACAATAAGGAAAAAGATAAGTTTATTGAAAGCACTATTGATGCAAATACCTACAATGGAAAACTTTACGGAATTCCCCTATTTACTGATGCCGGATTACTCTATTATAGAAAAGATCTTCTTGAAAAATATAATACTCAACCTCCTCAGACATGGGAAGAACTATATATGATAGCGCAAAAAATAGTAAAAGCTGAAAAAAAACAGAAGAAAAACATCTATGGATTTTCAGGTCAGTTCAAACAATATGAAGGGCTTGTCTGTAATATGATGGAATTCATTCTCTCAAATGGGAGCAAAATCATCGATGAAACAACATTAACTCCTAAAATCACAGAAGAGCCGGCATTGAATGCTATTCGCTTTGTAAGAGATAAAATTATAAAGGAGCTTTCACCTCCGGGTGCTTTGGCATATCAAGAGCAGGAATCACTTGATATTTTTCTTCAGGGTAAAGCCATATTTCATAGAAACTGGCCCTATGCCTGGGAAATTGTTAATAATCCAGCGCGCTCTCGCATCGTTGGTAAAGTGGGAATAACTAAAATTCCTCATTTCAATGGTAATAAAAGTTATTCCACTTTAGGCGGATGGCAACTTGGATTGAGCGCATTTTCAAAAAAGA
The DNA window shown above is from Candidatus Schekmanbacteria bacterium and carries:
- a CDS encoding ABC transporter substrate-binding protein, whose amino-acid sequence is MFILRNKENPKKHFFFFILFSGIIFFSLISCKKNENKKSEITEIHFVTFMPDQPKVWDEAIKLFEKEHPQIKIKREFAPHSTTAFHDLLTQKLKNKSADVDVFFMDVIWPAEFAAAGWAEPLDNYINNKEKDKFIESTIDANTYNGKLYGIPLFTDAGLLYYRKDLLEKYNTQPPQTWEELYMIAQKIVKAEKKQKKNIYGFSGQFKQYEGLVCNMMEFILSNGSKIIDETTLTPKITEEPALNAIRFVRDKIIKELSPPGALAYQEQESLDIFLQGKAIFHRNWPYAWEIVNNPARSRIVGKVGITKIPHFNGNKSYSTLGGWQLGLSAFSKKKSEGWKFVEFMTSEKIQKFLAIKAGIPPTRKSLYNDEDIIKKNPHFEQMREVFFSSYPRPATPFYPAISNILQRFFSKAISSSNINIRKEAIFTSEEMKKILKRK